The following are encoded in a window of Deinococcus arcticus genomic DNA:
- a CDS encoding DMT family transporter yields the protein MAWMLLVIAGLLEIGWAIGLKYTEGFTRPLPTALTLLSMVASMGLLGLAAKTLPIGTAYGVWVGIGAVGAAILGIVLFQEPATAPRLFFMVLMVVAIVGLKATSGH from the coding sequence GGCATGGATGTTGCTGGTGATCGCAGGTTTGCTGGAGATTGGCTGGGCCATTGGCCTGAAATACACGGAGGGCTTTACCCGGCCCCTGCCCACGGCGCTGACCCTCCTGAGCATGGTGGCCAGCATGGGCCTGCTGGGGCTGGCGGCCAAAACGCTGCCTATCGGTACGGCGTATGGCGTCTGGGTGGGTATCGGCGCGGTGGGCGCGGCCATTCTGGGCATCGTGCTGTTTCAGGAACCCGCCACCGCGCCGCGCCTCTTTTTCATGGTGCTGATGGTGGTGGCCATTGTGGGCCTGAAGGCGACGAGCGGACATTAG